A single Nostoc sp. PCC 7107 DNA region contains:
- a CDS encoding TM2 domain-containing protein: MSNNSPSDISSKKLAAGICAILLGALGIHKFILGYTTEGLIMLLVSILTCGFGGLIMSIIGLVEGVIYLTKTDEEFVTAYIANKKGWF, translated from the coding sequence ATGTCTAATAACAGTCCTAGTGATATCAGTAGTAAAAAACTTGCCGCTGGAATTTGTGCAATCTTATTAGGAGCTTTAGGGATTCACAAATTTATTCTTGGTTACACAACCGAAGGCTTGATCATGTTGCTTGTGAGCATACTCACATGTGGTTTTGGTGGATTAATCATGAGCATTATCGGTTTAGTGGAAGGAGTTATTTACTTAACCAAAACAGATGAAGAATTTGTGACTGCTTATATTGCCAACAAAAAAGGCTGGTTTTAA
- a CDS encoding FHA domain-containing protein has product MVGNNNRPTLINQNFADSHNDISMAPETNESHLLILEDDQGRKEFSLENSVYSIGRDRDCNIRLVSQFVSRRHATLVRLPRGQNTYSYYYRIVDGDAKGKPSANGLMINGRKIPAHDLKNEDEIVFGPQVRAIYYLLRNTQRSGQTDSSEYDITLINPGMTEDMED; this is encoded by the coding sequence ATGGTAGGAAACAATAATAGACCAACACTAATCAATCAAAATTTCGCTGATAGTCATAACGATATATCAATGGCACCAGAAACTAATGAAAGCCATCTACTGATTCTGGAAGATGATCAGGGTCGCAAAGAATTTTCTCTAGAAAATTCCGTTTACTCTATTGGTAGAGACCGGGATTGCAACATTCGTTTAGTCTCTCAATTTGTCTCTCGCCGTCATGCTACTTTAGTACGATTGCCAAGAGGGCAAAACACTTATAGCTATTACTATCGGATTGTCGATGGTGATGCTAAAGGTAAACCCAGTGCTAATGGATTGATGATTAACGGACGCAAAATCCCGGCTCACGATTTAAAAAACGAAGACGAAATCGTTTTTGGCCCCCAGGTACGCGCCATCTATTATCTCTTGAGAAATACTCAGCGCTCAGGACAAACAGATTCTAGCGAGTATGATATTACCCTCATTAATCCCGGCATGACAGAAGACATGGAAGATTAA
- a CDS encoding CPBP family intramembrane glutamic endopeptidase, whose amino-acid sequence MTIKRLVLIISTVIAVALATLSLVNSWQKPQFQSRLELYQTNIALQAQAWQPKDGDNLQVIRQAILEDQPLENATKQYQEAQKSVQANLDKVKNQLAQLSSQPKITTPAKPLPQDTVDTNASPEVTLQQLQQSLQQQQQLLGELDLRLGILQIQQGQQDTALKTWGELQQPTLNTEFQDTATVLSGIWSNPPRILPNAQQLIQKNLDGWFRNTALIQLYQLQQRQESLAAVTAAQQSAAAQAVFKLTLIGTIPALAALIGTILLIFLLTQRLLKGKEALLAQNGDLVWTTPWDGETILQVFVVGFFFMGQIFVPLLLSILPIPRPIVGVRLQAVSVLISYLFVAVGALSVMYFSIKRFFPLPRLWFKFQLRDSWWLWGLGGYCTALPIVVVVSLINQKLWQGQGGSNPLLQLALESQDGVALGIFFSTAAISAPLFEEILFRGFLLPSLTRYLPVWGAIIASSLLFAIAHLSLSEVLPLTALGIVLGIVYTRSRNLLAPMLLHSLWNSGTLLSLFLLGGGN is encoded by the coding sequence ATGACGATCAAACGATTGGTTTTAATAATTTCAACTGTGATAGCAGTTGCATTGGCAACTTTATCTCTCGTCAATAGTTGGCAAAAACCCCAGTTCCAAAGTCGTCTGGAACTTTATCAAACAAATATTGCACTGCAAGCCCAAGCTTGGCAACCAAAAGATGGTGATAATCTTCAGGTGATTCGCCAAGCTATACTCGAAGATCAGCCTCTAGAAAATGCTACAAAGCAATATCAGGAGGCACAAAAATCTGTCCAAGCTAACCTAGATAAAGTTAAAAACCAACTTGCACAGCTCAGTTCTCAGCCCAAAATTACAACTCCAGCTAAACCCCTACCACAAGACACTGTTGATACTAACGCCTCTCCTGAAGTAACACTGCAACAGTTACAGCAATCCCTTCAGCAACAGCAACAATTACTAGGCGAATTAGATTTGCGTCTGGGGATTTTACAAATACAACAAGGACAACAAGACACGGCCTTGAAAACTTGGGGTGAATTACAACAGCCTACACTCAATACTGAATTTCAAGATACAGCTACTGTCTTAAGTGGAATCTGGAGTAATCCCCCCCGGATTTTACCCAACGCCCAACAGTTGATTCAAAAGAATTTAGATGGTTGGTTCCGTAACACTGCATTAATTCAGCTATACCAACTCCAGCAACGTCAAGAATCTTTAGCAGCAGTTACAGCCGCACAGCAATCAGCAGCAGCCCAAGCTGTATTTAAACTCACCCTCATCGGTACGATACCAGCTTTGGCAGCATTGATCGGGACAATCCTGCTAATTTTCTTATTGACACAACGCTTGCTGAAGGGGAAAGAAGCGTTACTCGCACAAAATGGTGATTTAGTTTGGACAACACCTTGGGATGGGGAAACTATCCTTCAGGTGTTTGTTGTGGGATTTTTCTTTATGGGACAAATTTTTGTTCCCCTTTTGTTGTCTATACTACCTATTCCCCGTCCGATTGTGGGTGTGCGCCTACAAGCTGTATCTGTGTTAATTAGTTACCTGTTTGTGGCTGTGGGTGCGCTTTCAGTGATGTATTTCTCCATCAAACGATTTTTCCCGCTACCAAGATTGTGGTTTAAATTCCAGCTACGAGATAGTTGGTGGTTGTGGGGATTAGGAGGTTATTGCACCGCTTTACCTATAGTTGTGGTGGTGTCATTGATTAATCAAAAACTCTGGCAAGGACAAGGCGGGAGTAATCCTTTATTACAATTGGCACTAGAAAGCCAAGATGGAGTAGCACTAGGTATATTTTTCTCTACAGCCGCGATCTCCGCCCCGCTATTTGAAGAAATTTTATTTCGCGGCTTTTTGCTACCTTCCCTAACTCGTTACTTACCAGTGTGGGGCGCAATTATCGCTAGTAGTTTATTATTTGCGATCGCTCATCTTAGCTTGTCAGAAGTTTTACCACTCACCGCCTTGGGGATCGTCCTGGGAATAGTCTACACGCGATCGCGCAATCTCCTCGCTCCTATGCTACTCCACAGCCTTTGGAATAGTGGCACACTACTTAGTCTATTCCTTTTAGGTGGTGGTAATTAA
- a CDS encoding TIGR01777 family oxidoreductase produces the protein MKVAITGATGLVGSRLVERLQKEGHQVLVLTRNTNFAHKVFPPANFPNVEIVTYTPTTFGAWQDAIVGCEAVVNLAGEPIGEGRWTPERKQEILNSRQLGTQKIVEAITNANPKPQVLVNTSAIGYYGTSETATFDETSVSGNDFLAQVCQAWEAEATKVKDAGVRLVILRFGIVLGNGGALAKMIPPFQLFAGGPIGSGRQWFSWIHLDDLVNLILQALNQSNMEGAYNATAPNPVRMNDLSQTLGEVLHRPSWLPVPAFAIEALLGDGAIVVLEGQQVLPKRTLESGFAYQYPNLQPALKQILR, from the coding sequence ATGAAAGTAGCAATTACTGGCGCAACAGGATTAGTCGGTAGTCGTTTGGTAGAACGACTCCAAAAAGAAGGTCATCAAGTATTGGTGTTAACACGTAACACTAACTTTGCTCACAAGGTTTTTCCCCCCGCAAATTTCCCGAATGTAGAGATTGTTACTTATACTCCAACTACATTTGGTGCTTGGCAAGATGCAATTGTCGGTTGCGAAGCTGTTGTTAATCTCGCTGGTGAACCCATTGGTGAGGGACGCTGGACACCAGAACGCAAGCAAGAAATCCTCAATAGTCGTCAGCTAGGTACTCAGAAAATAGTTGAAGCTATAACCAACGCAAACCCTAAGCCCCAGGTATTAGTCAATACTTCGGCTATTGGTTACTATGGCACAAGTGAAACTGCAACCTTTGATGAAACCAGTGTCTCTGGGAATGATTTTCTGGCTCAAGTCTGTCAAGCTTGGGAAGCAGAAGCCACAAAAGTTAAAGATGCTGGGGTGCGACTCGTAATTTTGCGGTTTGGCATTGTTCTTGGTAATGGTGGAGCCTTAGCCAAAATGATTCCACCTTTTCAACTCTTTGCTGGGGGGCCAATTGGCAGTGGTCGCCAATGGTTTTCTTGGATTCATCTTGACGATTTAGTTAACTTAATTTTGCAAGCTTTAAACCAGTCAAATATGGAAGGGGCATATAATGCCACTGCTCCAAATCCAGTCAGAATGAATGATCTTAGCCAAACTCTAGGCGAAGTATTGCATCGTCCTTCTTGGCTACCTGTTCCAGCTTTTGCCATTGAAGCCCTTCTCGGAGATGGAGCTATTGTGGTGTTAGAAGGTCAACAAGTTTTGCCTAAACGTACTTTAGAATCCGGCTTTGCTTATCAATATCCGAATTTACAACCAGCTTTGAAGCAGATTTTAAGATAA
- a CDS encoding TM2 domain-containing protein, which yields MANLNSTSNPNKQLLAGYCGIIFGGFGVHKFILGYAAEGFMMLAISIVAGTFTYGIALIVMQLVGLIEGMIYLNKSSEEFVDTYFVNKQGWF from the coding sequence ATGGCAAATCTCAACTCTACCAGTAATCCTAATAAGCAACTTCTGGCTGGTTACTGTGGGATTATTTTTGGCGGTTTTGGCGTTCATAAATTTATTTTAGGATACGCCGCAGAAGGCTTTATGATGTTAGCTATATCTATAGTTGCAGGCACATTCACTTATGGAATTGCCTTGATAGTTATGCAACTGGTAGGGCTGATTGAAGGCATGATTTATTTAAACAAGTCCTCGGAGGAATTCGTAGATACTTACTTTGTGAATAAGCAAGGCTGGTTCTAA
- a CDS encoding cation-translocating P-type ATPase, which produces MQLVPKTNLDPELAPTSEKIILDVGGMKCAGCVTAVERQLTQYPGVKTACVNLATEVAVVESEVGVINPDALAQRLTTAGFPTQPRKSSNQIALADSANRQQQEMRAAFRQLAIAAILLILSGIGHFSSIIGVTLPILDNIWFHCGLATVALLFPGRPIIIDGWLGWRRNSPNMNTLVGLGTLTAYTASLVALLFPQMGWECFFDEPVMMLGFILLGRTLERQARGRAAAAFRQLLALQPQLARLIPNPDPEKYGVGANSLEIPAEQVRVGEWLQVLPGDKIPVDGEVRFGQTTINESMLTGEAVPVIKQPGDIVTAGTINQSGAIAIQATRTGNDTTLAQIVALVEAAQTRKAPVQKLADKVAGYFTYGVLTASVLTFVFWYFYGTHIWPDLTISSGMEMMSHTAHNTNSTLNTQHGLNAPLPLTPLLTSLKLAIAVMVVACPCALGLATPTAILVGTGIGAERGLLIKGGDVLEKVHKLDTVVFDKTGTLTTGNPTVTDCLEISPSQLPTDYTLIQLAASVESGTYHPLAKAIQQEVQHQQLTIPNAVDFHTEPGLGVSAVVENTTVLLGNQDWLSWHGVAVSETAQQEIQRLATAGKTVVCVAVGGSLAGLIAIQDTLRPDAQSTVDKLRQLGLRVMLLSGDRPEAASAIGKQLGLDSGDIIAGVPPSKKAELIKSLQAGEQGKTSSLKSKIHNPKSQIVAMVGDGINDAPALSQADVGIALHSGTDVAMETAEIILMRDRLSDVVESIGLSRATFNKIRQNLFWAFAYNTLGIPLAAGVLLPSMGFVLSPSNAAALMAFSSVSVVTNSIFLRKLAHR; this is translated from the coding sequence ATGCAACTTGTGCCGAAAACGAACCTTGACCCAGAATTAGCCCCAACATCCGAGAAAATTATTTTGGATGTGGGAGGAATGAAGTGTGCTGGGTGTGTAACTGCTGTAGAACGTCAGCTAACCCAATATCCAGGGGTCAAGACTGCCTGCGTGAATTTGGCGACAGAAGTAGCAGTCGTAGAGTCAGAAGTTGGGGTGATAAATCCAGATGCACTGGCACAGCGATTAACCACCGCTGGATTCCCAACTCAACCCCGCAAATCTAGTAACCAAATTGCTTTAGCCGATTCAGCAAACAGACAGCAGCAAGAAATGCGTGCTGCATTTAGACAATTAGCGATCGCTGCTATATTACTAATTTTGTCAGGAATTGGGCATTTCAGCAGCATCATTGGCGTAACTTTGCCCATATTAGACAACATTTGGTTTCATTGTGGATTGGCAACAGTGGCCCTGTTATTTCCCGGCCGTCCCATCATCATTGATGGTTGGCTAGGCTGGCGGCGCAACAGTCCCAATATGAACACCTTAGTGGGTTTGGGAACACTCACCGCTTACACTGCCAGTTTAGTAGCGCTGTTATTCCCGCAAATGGGTTGGGAGTGCTTTTTTGATGAACCAGTAATGATGTTAGGCTTTATCTTGTTGGGCAGAACATTAGAGCGACAAGCCAGAGGTCGGGCTGCTGCTGCTTTTAGACAATTACTCGCACTCCAACCACAATTAGCCCGATTAATTCCCAACCCAGACCCAGAAAAATATGGGGTAGGGGCTAACAGTCTGGAAATCCCCGCAGAACAAGTACGAGTAGGTGAATGGTTACAGGTATTGCCTGGAGATAAAATTCCCGTAGATGGCGAAGTTCGTTTTGGGCAAACAACCATAAATGAGTCGATGTTAACCGGTGAAGCCGTACCTGTAATTAAGCAACCAGGGGATATAGTCACCGCCGGCACTATCAACCAATCAGGTGCGATCGCCATTCAGGCAACCCGTACAGGCAATGATACCACTTTGGCGCAAATTGTTGCCTTAGTCGAAGCGGCCCAAACCCGCAAAGCACCCGTACAAAAATTAGCTGATAAAGTAGCTGGTTACTTCACCTACGGCGTGTTGACGGCCTCTGTATTAACCTTTGTTTTTTGGTACTTTTACGGTACTCACATCTGGCCTGATCTCACCATATCCAGTGGAATGGAAATGATGAGTCACACCGCCCACAACACAAACTCAACACTCAACACTCAGCACGGGCTGAACGCCCCGCTACCGCTAACACCACTCTTAACTAGCTTAAAACTAGCGATCGCCGTTATGGTAGTTGCTTGTCCTTGTGCTTTAGGCCTAGCCACACCCACAGCCATTCTCGTTGGTACTGGCATAGGCGCAGAACGGGGTTTATTAATCAAAGGTGGTGATGTTTTAGAAAAAGTCCACAAACTAGATACTGTGGTCTTTGATAAAACTGGTACTCTCACTACAGGTAATCCTACTGTGACTGATTGCCTGGAAATTTCCCCATCCCAACTCCCCACGGACTACACCCTGATCCAACTAGCCGCATCTGTTGAAAGTGGCACATACCACCCCCTAGCTAAAGCAATTCAGCAAGAAGTACAACACCAACAGTTAACTATTCCTAACGCGGTAGACTTCCATACCGAACCAGGATTAGGAGTGTCTGCGGTTGTAGAAAATACAACAGTGCTGTTAGGCAATCAAGATTGGTTAAGTTGGCACGGAGTTGCTGTGAGTGAAACCGCGCAACAAGAAATTCAAAGACTAGCAACAGCAGGTAAAACAGTTGTTTGCGTAGCTGTGGGTGGTAGTTTAGCCGGACTTATAGCTATTCAAGATACCCTCAGACCAGATGCCCAAAGCACAGTAGATAAATTGCGTCAACTGGGCTTAAGAGTCATGCTACTCAGTGGCGATCGCCCAGAAGCGGCAAGTGCGATCGGTAAACAATTAGGATTAGATAGTGGTGATATCATTGCCGGAGTCCCACCCAGTAAAAAAGCTGAATTAATTAAATCATTGCAAGCAGGAGAGCAAGGGAAAACTTCCTCTCTAAAATCTAAAATCCACAATCCAAAATCTCAAATTGTAGCAATGGTGGGAGATGGGATTAATGATGCTCCCGCCTTATCCCAAGCAGATGTCGGCATTGCCTTACACTCAGGCACAGATGTGGCAATGGAAACCGCAGAAATTATCTTGATGCGCGATCGCCTAAGTGACGTTGTAGAATCCATTGGACTAAGTCGTGCCACATTCAACAAAATCCGCCAAAATTTATTTTGGGCTTTTGCATACAATACCTTGGGCATTCCTCTAGCTGCTGGTGTTTTGTTACCTAGTATGGGTTTTGTCCTCAGCCCATCTAACGCCGCTGCACTTATGGCCTTTAGCTCAGTTAGTGTTGTCACTAACTCTATATTCTTGCGAAAACTAGCTCACCGTTGA
- a CDS encoding DUF2752 domain-containing protein: MRHFTGIPCPTCGMTRSFMAIGRGDLSQAVAENLFGPILFAGFVIVIVHVTLELLTKHQITALYGQLLRVRKLQISFLMTVLIYHSFRLYHISQTGELFITFSKSPLGQLLLQ, translated from the coding sequence ATCCGACACTTCACTGGGATTCCATGTCCCACCTGTGGTATGACTCGTTCATTTATGGCGATTGGTAGAGGAGATTTGAGCCAAGCAGTAGCCGAGAATTTATTTGGCCCAATTTTATTTGCTGGCTTTGTAATTGTAATAGTTCACGTTACCTTAGAGTTATTAACTAAACACCAAATTACAGCTTTATATGGTCAACTACTCAGAGTAAGAAAGTTACAAATATCATTTTTAATGACAGTGTTAATTTATCATTCTTTCCGCCTGTATCACATATCGCAAACAGGAGAACTGTTTATTACTTTTAGCAAATCTCCTTTAGGTCAATTGCTTCTACAGTAA